The proteins below come from a single Aptenodytes patagonicus chromosome 2, bAptPat1.pri.cur, whole genome shotgun sequence genomic window:
- the SKIDA1 gene encoding SKI/DACH domain-containing protein 1 has protein sequence MGDLKSGFEEVDGVRLGYLIIKGKQMFALSQVFTDLLKNIPRTTVHKRMDHLKVKKHHCDLEELRKLKAINSIAFHAAKCTLISREDVEALYTSCKTERVLKTKRRKISRALSTTDLRPELAPTDPFSGFWKENKLWLGLNDSPRPLLPVRRKALRPGDTALLPASHLPHIFSKYTGHSYPEIARAPCKPPVNYETAPAAGSCAPLRARRPPAAAARPRLPAAGPPPPPARCRRRRHGAAAADGALGSPGGARRPLAAPRPCRPRGAPRLPLPLPRGFGPPPPPPAFPESGSSDSESSCCSGRAAHDSDCGSSLSSSSEGSSEEEEEDEEEDEEGSGASESSEGSSEEEEEEEEEEEEEEEEEEEDSTSDSDSSSVSSQVSVQSIRFRRTSFCSPPGVVHANFLYHLAAAAAPRPPAPAPAPAEPGGLPALRGAPGGVKPELPEEWGRPGWAPAAPALRCSGGLGSCFAEIRDDRVSEITFPHSEFSNNAKSTDLTINCVAKGASSPSPKTNNAFPQQRILREARKCLQATTTHRADNNTIAARFLNNDFSSAAANSEKDSKIPHCIEFATDLPSLQTDPEEDAASPGAAAAAELQCTDTGNKALPFLHSIKIKIEDSSANDEYEPDLTTHKLKCECNDTKDEFYGVTESNNQDALLTAKEDSACTEKETTSLNPLTQSQVLSCTLGTPKPEDGEYKFGARVRKNYRTLVLGKRPVLQTPPVKPNLKSARSPRPTGKIETHEGTLDDFTVNNRRKRVASNVASAVKRPFNFMANFPCPPSLIIGNDGDLLPAYSLNTTKDSQPPHKAHPVWKWQLGGSAIPLPPSHKFRKFN, from the coding sequence atgggagacctgaaGTCGGGTTTTGAAGAGGTGGATGGCGTGAGGCTCGGCTACCTCATcattaaaggaaagcaaatgtttgcACTCTCCCAGGTTTTTACAGACCTGCTCAAAAACATCCCGCGAACTACCGTGCACAAGCGAATGgatcatttaaaagtaaaaaagcatCACTGCGACCTGGAGGAGTTGAGGAAACTCAAAGCCATCAACTCCATCGCTTTCCACGCCGCCAAATGCACCCTGATCTCCAGAGAGGACGTGGAAGCCCTTTACACATCCTGCAAAACCGAACGGGTCCTTAAGACGAAACGGAGGAAAATAAGCCGGGCGCTGTCAACCACCGACCTCCGGCCGGAGCTCGCACCTACCGACCCCTTCTCCGGCTTCTGGAAGGAGAACAAACTTTGGCTGGGTTTGAATGACTCCCCCCGGCCCCTGCTGCCCGTCAGGAGGAAAGCTTTGCGTCCGGGGGACACAGCCTTGCTACCGGCCTCTCATCTACCTCACATTTTTAGTAAATACACTGGCCACAGCTACCCAGAAATCGCTCGGGCGCCTTGCAAACCCCCCGTAAACTATGAAAcggcgccggcggcgggcagttgcgcgcccctccgcgcccgccgcccgcccgccgccgcggcgcggccgcggctcccggccgccggccccccgcccccgcccgcccgctgccgccgccgccgccacggggcggccgccgccgacGGCGCGCTGGgctcccccggcggcgcccgCCGGCCCCTggccgcgccgcggccctgccggccccgcggcgccccgcggctgccgctgcccctgccccgcggcttcgggccgccgccgccgccgcccgccttcCCCGAGAGCGGCAGCAGCGACTCGGAGTCTAGCTGCTGCTCCGGCCGCGCCGCCCACGACTCGGACTGcggctccagcctctccagctCCAGCGAGGGcagctcggaggaggaggaggaggacgaggaggaggacgaggagggcAGCGGCGCCTCGGAGTCCAGCGAGGGcagctcggaggaggaggaggaggaggaggaagaggaggaggaagaggaggaggaggaggaggaggacagcacCTCGGACTCCGACTCCAGCTCGGTCTCCAGCCAGGTCTCGGTGCAGAGCATCCGCTTCAGGCGCACCAGCTTCTGCAGCCCGCCCGGCGTGGTCCACGCCAACTTCTTGTACCAtctggcggccgccgccgccccccggcccccggccccggccccggccccggcggagcCCGGCGGGCTGCCCGCCCTCCGCGGCGCTCCCGGCGGAGTCAAGCCGGAGCTGCCGGAGGAGTGGGGCCGCCCCGGctgggctcccgccgccccggcgctgCGCTGCTCCGGCGGCCTGGGGAGCTGCTTCGCGGAGATAAGAGATGATAGGGTATCCGAGATCACATTCCCACACTCTGAATTTTCCAATAATGCCAAGAGTACTGACCTAACAATTAACTGTGTTGCAAAGGGGGCCTCTTCACCTAGCCCAAAGACAAACAATGCATTTCCACAACAAAGAATACTCAGAGAGGCAAGGAAATGCCTTCAAGCAACTACTACACACCGTGCAGATAACAATACAATAGCTGCTAGGTTcttaaataatgatttttcatCAGCGGCAGCAAATTCAGAGAAAGATTCCAAAATCCCTCATTGTATTGAATTTGCCACGGATTTGCCCTCTTTACAAACTGATCCTGAGGAGGATGCTGCTTCtccaggggcagcagcagcagctgagctccAGTGCACTGATACAGGCAATAAGGCATTGCCATTCCTGCACAGcattaaaatcaaaatagagGACAGCAGTGCGAACGACGAGTATGAGCCTGACCTTACAACACATAAGCTAAAGTGTGAGTGCAATGATACTAAGGATGAGTTTTACGGTGTGACTGAGAGTAATAACCAGGACGCTTTATTAACAGCCAAGGAAGATTCTGCATGCACTGAGAAAGAAACCACTTCCTTAAACCCGCTGACTCAGAGTCAGGTCCTCTCATGCACTTTAGGTACTCCAAAACCTGAGGATGGGGAGTATAAATTTGGAGCAAGGGTGAGAAAAAATTACAGGACACTGGTTTTGGGAAAGCGACCTGTACTGCAGACTCCTCCAGTCAAACCAAATTTGAAATCAGCTCGAAGCCCACGTCCTACAGGTAAAATCGAGACACATGAAGGAACACTGGATGATTTTACAGTTAACAATAGACGCAAAAGGGTAGCCAGCAATGTAGCATCAGCAGTGAAAAGGCCATTTAATTTCATGGCAAATTTTCCCTGTCCACCATCACTAATTATTGGCAATGATGGGGATTTGTTGCCAGCTTATTCCTTAAACACCACTAAGGATTCCCAACCACCTCACAAGGCCCATCCTGTATGGAAATGGCAGCTGGGCGGTTCTGCAATACCTCTTCCACCTAGCCACAAATTCAGgaaatttaattaa